The sequence GCTGGGCATGGCCGGCTTCCTGTTATTGTTCGGGGCAACCGCGCTTTATGCCATAGAGGGGCAGGCACAGCCGGAAGCGTTCGGGTCGATCCCCCGTGCATTGTGGTGGGCGGTGATCACTTTGACCACCGTAGGTTACGGCGATGTCAGCCCGATCACACCCGAGGGCAAGTTTATCGCCAGCTTCGTGGCGCTCGCCGGAATCGCCCTGGTGGCGCTGCCCACAGGCATCCTGGCGGCGGCCTTCAGCGATGCGATGCAGCGCCAACGCGAATTGCTGGAAAAGACCAAAGGCGACGAGTGACTAAAGACCAGATTTTCGAGTTTTTCCGGCGGCTGGCGGAAGATAACCCCGCGCCCGAGACCGAGCTGGAATATGGCAATGCCTACCAGCTGGTCGTGGCGGTGGCGCTTTCCGCCCAAGCGACCGATATCGGCGTCAACAAGGCCACGCGCGCTTTGTTTGCAAAGATTCACACCCCGCAGCAGATGATCGCGCTGGGCGAAGACGGGCTGAAGGATCACATCAAGACCATCGGCCTGTTCAATTCCAAGGCGAAGAACGTTATCGCGCTGTCGCAACTGCTGGTCGCCGAATATGGGGGCGAGGTGCCCGATAATCGCGAGGCGCTGGTCCGCCTGCCCGGCGTGGGGCGCAAGACGGCCAATGTGGTGCTCAATTGCTGGTTCGGGCAGGAGACTTTCGCGGTCGATACACATATCTTGCGGGTTGGAAACCGCACCGGGCTGGCCAAGGGCAAAACGCCCGAAAGCGTCGAGGCGAAGCTGGAAAAGCGCGTGCCCCAGCCCTTTCGCCTGCACGCCCACCACTGGCTGATCCTGCATGGCCGCTACATCTGCAAGGCGCGAACGCCCGAATGCTGGCGCTGCCCGGTCGTGGACCTGTGCAGTTACCGCAAGAAGGTGCTGGAAAAGCCGAAGCGCTAGGTTTTCCAAGCGAGTTCAGGATGGAGCCAGCCGGAGTATGCGACAGGCTACCCACCGAGGGAGACACATCATGAGCCTGCACCGCTTCGCCATCGTCTTGCCCGCCCTGGCGGCCACCGCCTGCGTGCCCCAGGATGAGCCGCGCGATTTCATCAGCCAGGCACCTGCCGCCCGCGTGGTGGGCGAGGCGGAAAGCTGCATATCGCCCAGCCGGGTCCGCCAATCGGTGGTGCATGATGACCGGACGATCGACTTCCATGTCGGCAGCAGAATCTACCGCAATACCCTGCCCCGCCGCTGCCCCGGGCTGGGGTTCCGCGAATCGATTACTTACGACATTCGCGGTGGGCAGCTTTGTCGGCAGGAAATCGTTTATGTGCTCGACAATTTCGGCGGCGAACTCCGCCGCGGCGCGGGCTGCAGCCTCGGCGATTTCGTGCCCGTCGAACTGATCGACGATGAAGAACGCAGCGATTAGGCGGCGCTATACATCATCCGCGCTGATCATTTCGGCCCGGTCAATCTCGTTCGTCAAGCTCGCCACGGTGGTCGCCACTGCAGCATCGCCGCTGACATTGGTGGTGGTGCGCATCATATCCATGATCCGGTCTATCCCGGCGACCAGCGCGATGGTTTCCAGCGGCACCCCAACCGCGCCGAACACCAGCACCATCATGATCAGCCCCGCCCCCGGAATGCCCGCCGCACCGATCGCGCCGAGCGTGCCAAGGACCGAAATCAGGAAATAATCGGCCCAGGAAAGATCCACCCCGAACACCTGCGCACCGAACAATGTGGCCAGCCCAAGATACATTGCGGTGCCGTTCATATTGATCGTTGCACCCAGGCTGATCACAAAACTGGCCACCGAATTGCTGATACCCAGATTGCGTTCGGCCGCGCGCAGGGTAACCGGCAGCGTGGCGTTGGAACTGGCGGTTGAATAGCTGACCGCAATCGGATCGACGATACCGCGAAAAAACGCGATAACCGGCAGCCGGGCGATAAATTTGATCATCCCCGCATAGACCACTCCGATGATGAGCAGGCAGCCCAGATAGTTGAGAAAAACCAGCTGGCCGAGCGCCGTAAGGGCATCCAGGCCCAACGTGCCCGCAACCCACGCCATCAGCGCGAACACACCAAACGGGGTCAGTTCCATTACGACCATCGTGACCTTTTGCATCACCACGCTGCCGCTTTCGAAAATGGCCAGGACCGGCTTGCCTTCGTCTTTCGCCATCAGAATGCCGATCCCGATCAGCAGAGAAAACACGATCAGCGGCAACACATTGACATCGGCCATCACCTGCACTGGGCTGGAGGGGACCATTTCGAGGATCATGTCCTGCAAGGTTACGGCATCCTGCTGACGTGCCTGCGCGCGTTCCAGAGCCGCTGCGTCAAGCGCCATTCCCGAAGCATCGAGCCCGGAACCGGGCTGCGCGAAAGTGCCGATGGCAAGGCCCAGCCAAACCGCGATCTGGCCCGTCACCACAAACAGCAAAAGCGCGCGCCAGCCCACGCTGCCCAGCTTTCTGAGATCGCCGATAGAGGCGACGCCCGCCACTAGGCTGAAGAAGATCAGCGGCACCACCAGCATCTTGATAAAGGCGATGAAGATATCGCCTACAATTTTGATGCTTTCCGCCCCCGGCCCCCAGATCAAGCCGACGATTACGCCGAGTACCAAAGCAGCGATCACCCGCTGCCATAGCGGAATTGCAAACCAGGCTTTCATCGGTGCGTTCCCCTCCACCCGTGACGGGCTCTTATCGCTCCAGCGCCGCTATCGCGATACGCTTGTAAATGCGGCTTAGCGTTTCGAGGTCCGCCACGGCAACCGCCTCGTCGCGTTTGTGCATCGTCGCGTTGACCAGCCCGAATTCGATGACCGGGCACACGTCCTTCAGGAACCGCGCATCCGATGTGCCGCCGCTGGTCGACGCCTCGGGCGCTATCCCGGTTTCACCCTCCACCGCATCGGCAACCAGTTCGGAAAATTCGCCCGGCGGGGTGAGGAAACTCTCGCCGGAAATTATCGGCCGTGCGTTCCCGCCGTGTTTTTCGGCGATGGCGATCACAGCCTGGGACAGCGATGCGCCCGAATGCAGGTCGTTGAAGCGGATGGAAATGCGCGCGGTTGCCTTGGCCGGGATCACATTGTGGGCCGGGTTGCCAACCTCAAGCTCGGTCATCTCGATATTCGATGCCTGGAACCAATCGGTCCCTCGATCCAACTCGAGCGCATGGAGCTCTGCCAGCATAGCGACCAGCCTGGGCAGCGGATTATCAGCGAGGTGCGGATAGGCGACGTGGCCCTGCGTCCCTTCGACTTCCAGCCAGATATTGACCGAGCCGCGCCGCCCGATCTTCATCATGTCTCCCAGCCGGTTGACGCTGGTCGGTTCCCCCACCAGGCACAGATCGGGCGTCTCGCCGATCTCGCGCATGAAATCGATCAGCGCACGGGTGCCGTAAAGCGCCGGGCCTTCCTCGTCGCCGGTGATGATGAAGCTGATGGTGCCAGCATCCGCTGGAACCTGCGCAGCCGCTGCGACCATGCAGGCGATCGCGCCCTTCATATCAACCGCGCCGCGTCCGTAGAGCAGGTCGCCGCCCGGGGCGGAGCGGATTTCCGGCGCGTAAGGCTCGCTCGTCCAGCCTTCGCCCGGTGGGACCACGTCCAGATGTCCGGCAAAGGCGAAATGGCGAGAGCCTGCCGGTCCCTTGCGAATGGCGAACAGGTTTTCTACCGGCCCATCTGGCGGATTGCCCTTCATGAAGCGATGAACCGTGAAGCCGAGCGGGGTAAGCATCGCCTCCATCTCGTCGAACACCTGCCCCGTGGCGGGCGTGACGCTGCGCGCAGCGATCAGGCGCTGCGCATGATCCAGCGCCCCGGTCATGACGGGTCGCTCCGTGGCAGCGGGCCGGGCGCAAACGCCTCGTCCAGCAGCCGGGCAATGCGCAAGCCAGCCTGTTTCACGCGCTGCTGCGATACCGGGATCGCTTCGGCGATATCCTCTTGGGTCAATGCCGTTTCGCTGGGTAGCTCTCCCTCGCAGGCGTCCTGGTCGAAGGCGTTGGGGTACACGAAATCGCGGGAAATCTGCCAGCTTTCCCGGCCCCATTCCGCCGCATCGCCGCCAGCCAGTTCCGCGCGTTCGGCAGCGTTATAGCGGCGCACCAATGATGGCCGCGCCGCGGTAATTGCCCTCTCAGCCAGCGGTCCATCCCATATCCAGTGCAGGTTCAATCCCGGCGCGATGCCATAGGCAGCTTCCCGGTCGTTTCCGCCACGATCGTCTTTGTCGCCGGAATGGAGCGGCATATGCACATCGCCGGCGAAATGGACCATCATCGCCAGTGCCTCCAACCGGATATGATCGGGCAGGCTTTCATCGGCGAGCAGGCGCTGGTTGCGCTCTATCTGCGCGGTTACGCAATTGCCGCCCGAACAATTGGCGCGCGGATTGTAAGCCTCGCAGATCGGGGCGGTGCGGTAATGCCAGGCGGCGGTATAGCCCCAGCGCCAGCGGGTCCGGCGCACGCAATCGGGCCAAGTGGTCGCGTCCTCCAGGCTGGCCAGGCTGCATTCGGGTGTCCCCAGCAATTCCTCGGCCCGCAGCAACCGGCGGATTTCCGCGCGCGAGGCGGGGCTGATATTTGCCCAGGCGATATCGCCCGTTACCCCATGCGCGAAGAACCCCCAGGAACTGACGGTGCCGGGCAGCAACAGCGCAAGCGCCGCTGCGCCTGCAATCATCCAGCGGTGGGCGCGGTTTCGTATTGTTCGATGACCCATTCTTCTTCCTCGGACGCGGCGATCCAGCCTTGCATCCATTCATGTTCCCACACCGCCTGCATATAGCTGGCTGCAAAACCGGGGACTTGCACCTGGTAACTGATGAAGCGGCTGACCACGGGCGCGTAGAAAACATCCGCCGCGCCGAACGTGCCGAACAGGAACGGCCCGCCCGATCCGAAGCGCGAGCGTGCCTCTGCCCACAGGCCGAGGATCCGCAAAATGTCCTGCTGCGTGGCGGCGGATAATTGCACCCCGTCGAAACGCTTGCGAATATTCATCGGACATTCGGCGCGCAGCGAGGCGTAGGCGCTGTGCATTTCCGCCACCATCGCGCGCGCCATACCGCGCGCCGTATCGTCCTTGGGCCAGAACCGGTCGCGCCCGACCTTGTCGGACAGATATTCCATGATCGCCAGAGAATCCCAGATCACCGTGTCCCCGTCCCACAGAATTGGAACCTTGCCGTGACTGGGCTGCAATCCGCCATCCGAAGCTTGCTTCTGCGCTTCCCACGCCTCGCCGAACATCGGGACGATGATCTCTTCGAAAGAGAGCCCCGATTGCTTGGCCGCAAGCCATCCGCGCAGCGACCAGCTGGAATAGTTCTTGTTGCCGATAATCAGTTTCATTGGCTCACCTGTTCGCCTTTGGTGACTTCATCAACGAACGCGGCGATATCGTCCAGTGCGGGCGAATTGTCGCGTAGCGGCTTGGCGATGGAGGTGATGATCCCGACATGGCTCACACCGTCGTAGATTTTTACTTCCGCCGGAACCCCGCCCGCCTGCAATTTCGCAGCCAATGCGCGGCTGTTGCGCGGTTCTACCGTGGTGTCGTCGCCGCCGGACAGCAGCAGGGCCGGCGG comes from Alteripontixanthobacter sp. and encodes:
- the nth gene encoding endonuclease III, translated to MTKDQIFEFFRRLAEDNPAPETELEYGNAYQLVVAVALSAQATDIGVNKATRALFAKIHTPQQMIALGEDGLKDHIKTIGLFNSKAKNVIALSQLLVAEYGGEVPDNREALVRLPGVGRKTANVVLNCWFGQETFAVDTHILRVGNRTGLAKGKTPESVEAKLEKRVPQPFRLHAHHWLILHGRYICKARTPECWRCPVVDLCSYRKKVLEKPKR
- the dapE gene encoding succinyl-diaminopimelate desuccinylase, whose protein sequence is MTGALDHAQRLIAARSVTPATGQVFDEMEAMLTPLGFTVHRFMKGNPPDGPVENLFAIRKGPAGSRHFAFAGHLDVVPPGEGWTSEPYAPEIRSAPGGDLLYGRGAVDMKGAIACMVAAAAQVPADAGTISFIITGDEEGPALYGTRALIDFMREIGETPDLCLVGEPTSVNRLGDMMKIGRRGSVNIWLEVEGTQGHVAYPHLADNPLPRLVAMLAELHALELDRGTDWFQASNIEMTELEVGNPAHNVIPAKATARISIRFNDLHSGASLSQAVIAIAEKHGGNARPIISGESFLTPPGEFSELVADAVEGETGIAPEASTSGGTSDARFLKDVCPVIEFGLVNATMHKRDEAVAVADLETLSRIYKRIAIAALER
- a CDS encoding S1/P1 nuclease codes for the protein MGHRTIRNRAHRWMIAGAAALALLLPGTVSSWGFFAHGVTGDIAWANISPASRAEIRRLLRAEELLGTPECSLASLEDATTWPDCVRRTRWRWGYTAAWHYRTAPICEAYNPRANCSGGNCVTAQIERNQRLLADESLPDHIRLEALAMMVHFAGDVHMPLHSGDKDDRGGNDREAAYGIAPGLNLHWIWDGPLAERAITAARPSLVRRYNAAERAELAGGDAAEWGRESWQISRDFVYPNAFDQDACEGELPSETALTQEDIAEAIPVSQQRVKQAGLRIARLLDEAFAPGPLPRSDPS
- a CDS encoding dicarboxylate/amino acid:cation symporter gives rise to the protein MKAWFAIPLWQRVIAALVLGVIVGLIWGPGAESIKIVGDIFIAFIKMLVVPLIFFSLVAGVASIGDLRKLGSVGWRALLLFVVTGQIAVWLGLAIGTFAQPGSGLDASGMALDAAALERAQARQQDAVTLQDMILEMVPSSPVQVMADVNVLPLIVFSLLIGIGILMAKDEGKPVLAIFESGSVVMQKVTMVVMELTPFGVFALMAWVAGTLGLDALTALGQLVFLNYLGCLLIIGVVYAGMIKFIARLPVIAFFRGIVDPIAVSYSTASSNATLPVTLRAAERNLGISNSVASFVISLGATINMNGTAMYLGLATLFGAQVFGVDLSWADYFLISVLGTLGAIGAAGIPGAGLIMMVLVFGAVGVPLETIALVAGIDRIMDMMRTTTNVSGDAAVATTVASLTNEIDRAEMISADDV
- a CDS encoding glutathione S-transferase family protein, with amino-acid sequence MKLIIGNKNYSSWSLRGWLAAKQSGLSFEEIIVPMFGEAWEAQKQASDGGLQPSHGKVPILWDGDTVIWDSLAIMEYLSDKVGRDRFWPKDDTARGMARAMVAEMHSAYASLRAECPMNIRKRFDGVQLSAATQQDILRILGLWAEARSRFGSGGPFLFGTFGAADVFYAPVVSRFISYQVQVPGFAASYMQAVWEHEWMQGWIAASEEEEWVIEQYETAPTAG